A genome region from Megalobrama amblycephala isolate DHTTF-2021 linkage group LG18, ASM1881202v1, whole genome shotgun sequence includes the following:
- the clk4b gene encoding dual specificity protein kinase CLK4b isoform X3, with translation MSEVDVLERIKSLDDEKRFACVRMLDWFDHHGHVCIVFELLGLSTYDYLKENGFMPFSLNQIRFMADQIFRAVRFLHRNKLTHTDLKPENILFVDSNYDIKYNSKMKRDERTLKRLDVKVVDFGNATYDHEHHTSVVSTRHYRAPEVILELGWNQACDVWSLGCILIEFYLGLTLFQTHDSKEHLAMMEKVLGPIPTHLLQKTRKRRYVHHDKLDWDEHSSAGRYVRKHCKPLKQYMSSKTPEHELLFDLLQKMMEYDSSKRITLEQAIAHPFFNPLRKERK, from the exons ATGTCAGAAGTTGACGTGCTTGAGCGGATAAAATCCCTTGATGATGAAAAAAGATT TGCTTGTGTCCGGATGCTAGACTGGTTCGATCACCACGGCCACGTCTGCATAGTGTTTGAGCTGCTGGGATTGAGCACATACGACTACCTGAAGGAGAATGGATTCATGCCCTTCTCACTGAACCAGATCAGATTCATGGCAGATCAGATATTTAGGGCCGTGCGCT TTCTGCATCGTAATAAGTTGACGCACACCGACCTTAAGCCTGAAAACATTCTCTTTGTGGACTCCAACTACGACATTAAATAtaactccaagatg AAGCGAGATGAGAGGACTTTGAAGAGGTTGGATGTGAAAGTGGTGGACTTTGGCAATGCTACCTATGATCACGAGCATCACACCTCTGTGGTGTCAACCCGCCACTACAGAGCTCCAGAAGTTATATTGG AACTGGGCTGGAACCAGGCATGTGACGTGTGGAGTTTGGGCTGCATCCTGATTGAGTTCTACCTGGGATTAACATTATTTCAG ACTCATGACAGTAAGGAGCATCTGGCCATGATGGAGAAGGTTCTAGGCCCCATACCTACACACCTACTCCAGAAAACCAG GAAGCGGCGCTATGTGCATCATGACAAACTGGACTGGGATGAGCACAGCTCAGCAGGGAGATACGTGAGGAAACACTGTAAACCTCTAAAG CAATACATGTCCTCTAAAACTCCGGAGCATGAGCTGCTTTTTGACCTGCTGCAGAAGATGATGGAGTACGATTCATCCAAACGAATCACCCTGGAGCAGGCCATCGCACATCCCTTTTTCAATCCGttaagaaaagagagaaagtgA
- the clk4b gene encoding dual specificity protein kinase CLK4b isoform X1, whose product MRRSKRMRSPDGWIAEYSWEERVEVHKRPKRSSASGERERQPGRTHHYRTYERSHISSKRLEYRERRAKEASQEHGNYKGQVDPVSETEREKNGNHFSQSSARSGRSRHSSRERQRSRHPSPCSNSRSHRRKRTKSIEDDEEGHLVYHNGDMLRARYEIVGTLGEGAFGKVVECLDHSKGSTRVALKIIKNIDRYREAAMSEVDVLERIKSLDDEKRFACVRMLDWFDHHGHVCIVFELLGLSTYDYLKENGFMPFSLNQIRFMADQIFRAVRFLHRNKLTHTDLKPENILFVDSNYDIKYNSKMKRDERTLKRLDVKVVDFGNATYDHEHHTSVVSTRHYRAPEVILELGWNQACDVWSLGCILIEFYLGLTLFQTHDSKEHLAMMEKVLGPIPTHLLQKTRKRRYVHHDKLDWDEHSSAGRYVRKHCKPLKQYMSSKTPEHELLFDLLQKMMEYDSSKRITLEQAIAHPFFNPLRKERK is encoded by the exons ATGCGGCGATCTAAGCGGATGCGGTCGCCGGATGGCTGGATCGCGGAGTATAGCTGGGAGGAGAGAGTGGAAGTGCACAAGAGACCGAAGCGCAGCTCGGCAAGCGGGGAAAGAGAGCGGCAGCCCGGGCGAACCCATCACTACAGAACATACGAGAG GTCTCACATTAGCTCAAAGAGGCTGGAGTACCGAGAGCGCAGGGCCAAAGAGGCCAGTCAGGAGCATGGCAATTATAAGGGTCAGGTGGACCCGGTCAGTGAGACGGAGAGGGAGAAAAACGGCAACCATTTCAGCCAGTCATCCGCACGTAGCGGACGGAGTCGGCACAGCAGCAGGGAGCGACAACGTTCACGCCACCCCAGTCCCTGCTCAAACTCG AGAAGTCATCGCAGGAAAAGAACCAAGAGTATTGAGGATGATGAGGAGGGTCACCTGGTCTATCACAATGGAGACATGCTAAGAGCAAGAT ATGAGATTGTAGGGACTCTGGGCGAAGGAGCCTTTGGAAAAGTGGTGGAGTGCCTCGACCACTCAAA AGGTAGCACACGAGTGGCTTTGAAGATCATCAAAAATATTGACCGCTACCGTGAGGCAGCCATGTCAGAAGTTGACGTGCTTGAGCGGATAAAATCCCTTGATGATGAAAAAAGATT TGCTTGTGTCCGGATGCTAGACTGGTTCGATCACCACGGCCACGTCTGCATAGTGTTTGAGCTGCTGGGATTGAGCACATACGACTACCTGAAGGAGAATGGATTCATGCCCTTCTCACTGAACCAGATCAGATTCATGGCAGATCAGATATTTAGGGCCGTGCGCT TTCTGCATCGTAATAAGTTGACGCACACCGACCTTAAGCCTGAAAACATTCTCTTTGTGGACTCCAACTACGACATTAAATAtaactccaagatg AAGCGAGATGAGAGGACTTTGAAGAGGTTGGATGTGAAAGTGGTGGACTTTGGCAATGCTACCTATGATCACGAGCATCACACCTCTGTGGTGTCAACCCGCCACTACAGAGCTCCAGAAGTTATATTGG AACTGGGCTGGAACCAGGCATGTGACGTGTGGAGTTTGGGCTGCATCCTGATTGAGTTCTACCTGGGATTAACATTATTTCAG ACTCATGACAGTAAGGAGCATCTGGCCATGATGGAGAAGGTTCTAGGCCCCATACCTACACACCTACTCCAGAAAACCAG GAAGCGGCGCTATGTGCATCATGACAAACTGGACTGGGATGAGCACAGCTCAGCAGGGAGATACGTGAGGAAACACTGTAAACCTCTAAAG CAATACATGTCCTCTAAAACTCCGGAGCATGAGCTGCTTTTTGACCTGCTGCAGAAGATGATGGAGTACGATTCATCCAAACGAATCACCCTGGAGCAGGCCATCGCACATCCCTTTTTCAATCCGttaagaaaagagagaaagtgA
- the clk4b gene encoding dual specificity protein kinase CLK4b isoform X2 codes for MAGSRSIAGRREWKCTRDRSAARQAGKESGSPGEPITTEHTRDEIVGTLGEGAFGKVVECLDHSKGSTRVALKIIKNIDRYREAAMSEVDVLERIKSLDDEKRFACVRMLDWFDHHGHVCIVFELLGLSTYDYLKENGFMPFSLNQIRFMADQIFRAVRFLHRNKLTHTDLKPENILFVDSNYDIKYNSKMKRDERTLKRLDVKVVDFGNATYDHEHHTSVVSTRHYRAPEVILELGWNQACDVWSLGCILIEFYLGLTLFQTHDSKEHLAMMEKVLGPIPTHLLQKTRKRRYVHHDKLDWDEHSSAGRYVRKHCKPLKQYMSSKTPEHELLFDLLQKMMEYDSSKRITLEQAIAHPFFNPLRKERK; via the exons ATGGCTGGATCGCGGAGTATAGCTGGGAGGAGAGAGTGGAAGTGCACAAGAGACCGAAGCGCAGCTCGGCAAGCGGGGAAAGAGAGCGGCAGCCCGGGCGAACCCATCACTACAGAACATACGAGAG ATGAGATTGTAGGGACTCTGGGCGAAGGAGCCTTTGGAAAAGTGGTGGAGTGCCTCGACCACTCAAA AGGTAGCACACGAGTGGCTTTGAAGATCATCAAAAATATTGACCGCTACCGTGAGGCAGCCATGTCAGAAGTTGACGTGCTTGAGCGGATAAAATCCCTTGATGATGAAAAAAGATT TGCTTGTGTCCGGATGCTAGACTGGTTCGATCACCACGGCCACGTCTGCATAGTGTTTGAGCTGCTGGGATTGAGCACATACGACTACCTGAAGGAGAATGGATTCATGCCCTTCTCACTGAACCAGATCAGATTCATGGCAGATCAGATATTTAGGGCCGTGCGCT TTCTGCATCGTAATAAGTTGACGCACACCGACCTTAAGCCTGAAAACATTCTCTTTGTGGACTCCAACTACGACATTAAATAtaactccaagatg AAGCGAGATGAGAGGACTTTGAAGAGGTTGGATGTGAAAGTGGTGGACTTTGGCAATGCTACCTATGATCACGAGCATCACACCTCTGTGGTGTCAACCCGCCACTACAGAGCTCCAGAAGTTATATTGG AACTGGGCTGGAACCAGGCATGTGACGTGTGGAGTTTGGGCTGCATCCTGATTGAGTTCTACCTGGGATTAACATTATTTCAG ACTCATGACAGTAAGGAGCATCTGGCCATGATGGAGAAGGTTCTAGGCCCCATACCTACACACCTACTCCAGAAAACCAG GAAGCGGCGCTATGTGCATCATGACAAACTGGACTGGGATGAGCACAGCTCAGCAGGGAGATACGTGAGGAAACACTGTAAACCTCTAAAG CAATACATGTCCTCTAAAACTCCGGAGCATGAGCTGCTTTTTGACCTGCTGCAGAAGATGATGGAGTACGATTCATCCAAACGAATCACCCTGGAGCAGGCCATCGCACATCCCTTTTTCAATCCGttaagaaaagagagaaagtgA